The following coding sequences lie in one Saimiri boliviensis isolate mSaiBol1 chromosome 6, mSaiBol1.pri, whole genome shotgun sequence genomic window:
- the CAVIN3 gene encoding caveolae-associated protein 3, with protein MGESALEPGPVPEAPAGGPVHAVTVVTLLEKLASMLETLRERQGGLARRQGGLAGSVRRIQSGLGALSRSHDTTSNTLAQLLAKAERVSSHANAAQERAVRRAAQVQRLEANHGLLVARGKLHVLLFKEEGEIPATAFQKAPEPLGPADQSELGPEQPEAEAGESSDDEPVESRAQRLRRTGLQKVQSLRRALSGRKGPAAPPSTPVKPPRLGPGRNAEAQPTLEPKLEPEPKLEPEPPQDTEEDPGRPGAAREALLQIESAA; from the exons ATGGGGGAGAGTGCGTTGGAGCCAGGGCCTGTGCCCGAGGCGCCGGCTGGGGGTCCCGTGCACGCCGTGACGGTGGTGACCCTGCTGGAGAAGCTGGCCTCCATGCTGGAGACGCTGCGGGAGCGGCAGGGAGGCCTGGCTCGAAGGCAGGGAGGCCTGGCGGGGTCCGTGCGCCGCATCCAGAGCGGCCTGGGCGCTCTCAGTCGCAGCCACGACACCACCAGCAACACCTTGGCGCAGCTGCTGGCCAAGGCGGAGCGCGTGAGCTCGCATGCCAACGCCGCCCAAGAGCGCGCGGTGCGCCGCGCAGCCCAGGTGCAGCGGCTGGAGGCCAACCACGGGCTGCTGGTGGCGCGTGGGAAGCTCCACGTTCTGCTTTTCAAG GAGGAGGGTGAAATCCCAGCTACCGCTTTCCAGAAGGCACCAGAGCCCTTGGGCCCGGCGGACCAGTCGGAGCTGGGCCCGGAGCAGCCCGAGGCCGAAGCTGGAGAGAGCTCCGACGACGAGCCGGTGGAGTCCAGGGCCCAGCGGCTGCGGCGCACCGGATTGCAGAAGGTACAGAGCCTACGAAGGGCCCTTTCGGGCCGGAAAGGCCCTGCGGCGCCACCATCCACGCCGGTCAAGCCTCCTCGCCTTGGGCCTGGCCGGAACGCTGAAGCCCAGCCGACACTGGAGCCCAAGCTGGAGCCGGAGCCCAAGCTGGAGCCAGAGCCTCCGCAGGACACTGAGGAAGATCCCGGGAGACCTGGGGCTGCCAGAGAAGCTCTGCTCCAAATAGAGAGTGCAGCCTGA